The DNA sequence ACCGAACCGTCCGCGTGCGGCACACCCGTGGTGCTGTCCGACCGCCACGGTGACGTCGCCTTCTACGGGCTGCCCTATCTCGAACCGGGCCTGGTGAAGGACGAGTTCGGGGTGGAGAAGGCCGGTCACGAGGCGGTGCTGGCCGCCGCCATGGACCGGGCCCGCGCCGACCTCGCCGCCCGCCCGCCCGGCACCCGTTCCGTCGTCCTCGCGCACGCCTTCGTCACCGGCGGCGAACCCAGCGACAGCGAGCGGGACATCACCGTCGGCGGCGTGGCCGCCGTGCCCGCCGGGGTCTTCGACGGCGTCGACTACGTGGCGCTCGGCCATCTCCACGGCTGCCAGACCCTCACCGAACGCGTCCGCTACTCCGGCTCCCCGCTGCCGTACTCCTTCTCCGAGGCCGGCCACCGCAAGACCATGTGGCTGGTCGACCTGGCCGCCGACGGCGCCGTCACCGCCGAGCGCGTCGACTGCCCCGTGCCGCGCCCGCTCGCCCGGATCCGCGGCACCCTGGAGGACCTGCTCGCCGATCCGGCGCTCACGCGGCACGAGGCGGCGTGGGTCGAGGCGACCCTCACCGACCCGGTCCGCCCGGCCGACCCCATGGCCCGGCTCACCGAGCGCTTCCCGCACACCCTCAGCCTCGTCTTCGACCCGGAGCGGACCGCCGAGGACCCGCAGGCCTCCTACGCCCGCCGCCTCGCCGGCCGCGACGACCGGCAGATCGCCGAGGACTTCGTCAGCCATGTGCGCGGCACCGGCCCCGACGCGCGTGAACGCGACGTGCTGCGGGACGCCTTCGACGCGGTCCGCGCGGACGACGCGGTCCGGGAGGTGGCGCGGTGAGGCTGCACCGGCTGGACATCACCGCCTTCGGGCCGTTCGGCAGCACCCAGAGCGTCGACTTCGGCGACCTCTCCGCCGCCGGCCTGTTCCTGCTGCACGGCCCCACCGGCGCCGGCAAGACCTCCGTACTGGACGCCGTCTGCTACGCGCTGTACGGCTCCGTCCCCGGGGCCCGGCAGAGCGGCCAGGGCACGACGCTGCGCAGCGACCACGCCGCCCCGGCGACCCGCACCCAGGTCACCCTCGACCTGACCGTCGCCGGACGCCGCCTGGAGATCACCCGGCAACCGCCCTGGGAACGGCCGAAGAAGCGCGGCACCGGCACCACCACGGACAAGGCGCAGACCTGGCTGCGCGAACGCGAGGCGGCCTC is a window from the Streptomyces capillispiralis genome containing:
- a CDS encoding exonuclease SbcCD subunit D; this encodes MRFLHTSDWHLGRSFHRVGMLGAQAEFIGHLVTTVRERAVDAVVVSGDVYDRAVPPLAAVELFDDALHRLAGLGVPTVMISGNHDSARRLGVGAGLMGRAGIHLRTEPSACGTPVVLSDRHGDVAFYGLPYLEPGLVKDEFGVEKAGHEAVLAAAMDRARADLAARPPGTRSVVLAHAFVTGGEPSDSERDITVGGVAAVPAGVFDGVDYVALGHLHGCQTLTERVRYSGSPLPYSFSEAGHRKTMWLVDLAADGAVTAERVDCPVPRPLARIRGTLEDLLADPALTRHEAAWVEATLTDPVRPADPMARLTERFPHTLSLVFDPERTAEDPQASYARRLAGRDDRQIAEDFVSHVRGTGPDARERDVLRDAFDAVRADDAVREVAR